The following coding sequences lie in one Prochlorococcus marinus XMU1419 genomic window:
- the rpmG gene encoding 50S ribosomal protein L33 — MAKKGTRVVVTLECTEARTSTDPKRSNGVSRYTTEKNRRNTTERLELKKFNPHLNRMTIHKEIK, encoded by the coding sequence ATGGCCAAAAAAGGGACAAGAGTTGTAGTGACCCTGGAATGTACTGAAGCTAGGACAAGCACAGATCCTAAGAGATCAAATGGTGTCTCAAGATATACTACTGAAAAGAATCGTAGGAATACAACTGAAAGATTAGAACTAAAAAAGTTTAATCCTCATTTAAACAGAATGACAATTCACAAAGAAATTAAGTAA
- the rpsR gene encoding 30S ribosomal protein S18 — MANSIFKKQLSPIKPGDPIDYKDVELLKKFITERGKILPRRMTGLTSKQQRDLTLAVKRARIVALLPFVNPEG; from the coding sequence ATGGCTAATTCAATTTTTAAAAAACAATTATCACCTATCAAACCTGGAGATCCTATTGACTATAAGGATGTAGAACTACTAAAAAAATTCATAACTGAGAGGGGCAAAATCCTACCAAGAAGGATGACAGGTTTAACCTCTAAGCAACAAAGAGATCTTACATTAGCTGTAAAGAGAGCCAGAATTGTAGCTCTTTTACCCTTCGTAAATCCTGAAGGATAA